Proteins encoded within one genomic window of Triticum aestivum cultivar Chinese Spring chromosome 2D, IWGSC CS RefSeq v2.1, whole genome shotgun sequence:
- the LOC123051036 gene encoding UDP-glucose flavonoid 3-O-glucosyltransferase 7, translated as MDASMAPTEGDVQPPLRILFFPFLLPGHLIPMADMAALFAARGVRCTILTTPLQASTIRSIVDRANTSLGSVDVVVVPFPDVGLPPSAESGTGLTSKDYNNRFLRTAELLREPFRRFLSDHHAEIDAVVSDGIFHWSVDDAVGHGIPRITFLGTSMFARSCTEAMLCSNPFEACSDDPAAVVSLPGLPHPVVELRGQMMDPAKRPHEWALFQLIHAADRRSYGELFNSFHELEPAYAEHYRATLHRRAWLVGPVALASGSGKDVASRGAIAGALSPEAIGCLRWLDKKPASSVVYVSFGTMTSFSPEQTRELAHGLGLSGKNFLWVITNGSAAAASTDLCMPDGLSMAHRDRGYIIRGWAPQVLILNHPAVGGFMTHCGWNSTLEAVSAGVPMVTWPRYADQFHNEKLVVEVLGVGVSVGAEDYASCVETHQVVAGEMIAESIKKAMKKDGDGDTVWKKAEELGVMACKAVEKGGSSYEDVGQLMEELMARRT; from the coding sequence ATGGATGCATCCATGGCGCCAACGGAGGGTGACGTGCAGCCCCCGTTGCGCATCCTCTTCTTCCCGTTCCTCCTCCCAGGCCACCTCATCCCGATGGCCGACATGGCCGCGCTCTTCGCCGCCCGTGGCGTCAGGTGCACCATCCTCACCACACCCTTGCAAGCTTCGACCATCCGCTCCATCGTCGACCGTGCCAACACTTCCCTAGGGTCGGTGGATGTCGTCGTTGTTCCTTTCCCGGACGTTGGGCTTCCCCCCAGCGCCGAGAGCGGGACTGGCCTGACATCCAAGGACTACAACAACAGGTTCCTTCGGACGGCGGAGCTGCTCCGGGAGCCCTTCCGCCGCTTCCTGTCCGACCACCACGCCGAGATCGACGCCGTCGTCTCCGACGGTATCTTCCACTGGTCCGTGGACGACGCCGTGGGGCATGGCATCCCGCGCATCACGTTCCTCGGCACCAGCATGTTCGCACGTTCCTGCACTGAAGCCATGCTCTGCAGCAACCCGTTCGAGGCATGCTCCGACGACCCAGCCGCCGTCGTCTCCCTGCCAGGGCTGCCGCACCCGGTGGTTGAGCTGCGGGGGCAGATGATGGATCCTGCGAAGCGGCCACATGAGTGGGCATTGTTCCAGCTCATCCACGCCGCGGATCGGCGGAGCTACGGCGAGCTCTTCAACAGCTTCCACGAGCTGGAGCCGGCCTACGCCGAGCACTACCGCGCCACACTCCACCGCCGAGCCTGGCTTGTCGGCCCGGTTGCGCTCGCAAGCGGCAGCGGGAAGGACGTGGCGTCAAGAGGCGCCATTGCTGGCGCGCTCTCGCCGGAGGCCATCGGGTGCCTGCGGTGGCTCGACAAGAAGCCGGCCAGCTCGGTGGTGTACGTCTCCTTTGGCACGATGACCAGCTTCTCGCCAGAGCAGACGCGGGAGCTCGCCCACGGCCTTGGCCTCTCGGGCAAAAACTTCCTGTGGGTCATCACCAATGGCAGTGCTGCTGCTGCATCAACGGATCTGTGTATGCCAGATGGGTTGTCGATGGCGCACCGCGACCGCGGGTACATCATCCGGGGCTGGGCGCCGCAGGTGCTGATCCTGAACCACCCCGCTGTGGGCGGTTTCATGACACACTGCGGGTGGAACTCCACGCTGGAGGCTGTTAGCGCCGGCGTGCCCATGGTGACTTGGCCGCGGTACGCCGACCAGTTCCACAACGAGAAGCTCGTCGTGGAGGTGCTTGGGGTGGGCGTCAGCGTCGGTGCTGAGGATTACGCATCATGTGTGGAGACCCACCAGGTTGTCGCCGGCGAGATGATCGCCGAATCCATCAAGAAAGCGATGAAAAAGGATGGTGACGGTGACACGGTGTGGAAGAAGGCTGAGGAGCTTGGCGTGATGGCGTGTAAAGCGGTGGAGAAGGGCGGGTCGTCGTACGAGGATGTCGGGCAGCTCATGGAGGAGTTGATGGCCCGCCGGACGTAA
- the LOC123048214 gene encoding desmethyl-deoxy-podophyllotoxin synthase — MDIDQLPCGSFCLVAVATILMSLILRQVLSGKHTGAKLPPGPWNLPVIGSLHHLVGTKLPPHRAFLRLARRHGPLMLLRLGEVPIVIVSTPEAAMEVFKTNDLAFATRPSGPTVDIISSGGKGFALAPYGDHWRQMRKVCIMELLSTRQVRRIDSIKQAEVTHLMESVATASSASSSAIIDIGKELARLTNNIIARAAFGGKCRQQEVYLRELAVLASLVGGFSLVELYPSSRLVRWLTGDSRDVRRSHAQIQRILADIIQERKEKKQCNASAAATATPNEDEDLLGVLLRLHEEDTLNFSLTFETVGTIIFEIFGAATDTTASTLEWAMAELIRNPHVMARAKLELQQRLGHHRRSTVTSADLDGLHYLRMVIKETLRLHPSVSLIHRAAMEDCQVMGYHIPKGTSVMINAFAVGTDPTHWGEDAAEFRPERFEEMSVEYFKQGPQMEFIPFGAGRRQCPGALFASTTMELVLANLLYYFDWAIPGGAGPETLDMGEVFGIVVQTRSSLRLQAVASCHLQEH; from the exons ATGGACATTGACCAACTCCCTTGCGGGAGCTTCTGCCTGGTGGCCGTAGCCACCATTCTTATGTCCTTGATTCTGAGGCAGGTTCTGAGTGGTAAGCACACCGGAGCCAAGCTTCCTCCAGGTCCATGGAACCTCCCCGTCATCGGCAGTCTCCACCACCTCGTCGGCACCAAACTGCCGCCCCACCGCGCATTCCTTCGCCTGGCGCGCCGGCACGGTCCGCTCATGCTGTTGAGGCTCGGCGAAGTGCCCATCGTCATCGTGTCCACCCCCGAGGCAGCGATGGAAGTGTTCAAGACGAACGACCTCGCCTTTGCGACCCGCCCGAGCGGCCCCACGGTGGACATCATCAGCAGCGGGGGCAAAGGCTTCGCCTTAGCGCCCTATGGTGACCACTGGCGGCAGATGCGCAAGGTCTGCATCATGGAGCTGCTCAGCACGCGGCAGGTGCGCCGGATCGACTCCATCAAGCAAGCCGAGGTGACACACCTCATGGAGTCGGTGGCCACCGCGTCTTCTGCCTCGTCGTCCGCCATCATCGACATTGGCAAGGAGCTGGCCAGGCTGACGAACAACATCATCGCGAGGGCGGCATTTGGCGGTAAGTGTCGGCAGCAGGAGGTGTACCTCCGAGAGCTCGCCGTGTTGGCTTCGCTCGTGGGAGGGTTCAGCCTGGTGGAACTCTACCCGTCGTCGCGGCTGGTGCGGTGGCTGACCGGCGACTCCCGCGACGTGAGGAGGAGCCACGCCCAGATACAACGAATCCTGGCAGATATCATCCAAGAGCGCAAGGAGAAGAAACAATGTAATGCCTCGGCTGCTGCCACTGCTACTCCTAATGAGGACGAAGACCTGTTGGGTGTCCTCCTGAGGCTGCACGAGGAAGACACCCTTAATTTCTCTTTGACGTTCGAGACCGTCGGGACCATCATCTTT GAAATATTTGGAGCTGCTACGGACACCACAGCTTCCACGCTGGAATGGGCCATGGCAGAACTCATCCGCAACCCACACGTAATGGCAAGGGCAAAACTCGAACTCCAGCAGAGGCTCGGACACCACCGCAGGTCCACCGTCACCAGCGCAGACCTGGATGGCTTACACTATCTTCGGATGGTCATCAAGGAGACCCTAAGGTTGCACCCCTCCGTGTCACTGATACACAGGGCGGCCATGGAGGATTGCCAAGTGATGGGCTACCACATACCCAAGGGCACCTCCGTCATGATAAACGCCTTCGCGGTTGGCACGGACCCGACACACTGGGGTGAGGATGCCGCGGAGTTCAGGCCAGAGAGGTTTGAGGAGATGAGTGTGGAGTACTTCAAGCAAGGGCCACAGATGGAGTTCATCCCGTTCGGAGCTGGTCGTAGGCAGTGCCCTGGAGCCTTGTTTGCGAGCACGACGATGGAGCTTGTGCTGGCAAACCTCCTGTACTACTTTGACTGGGCGATTCCGGGTGGGGCAGGCCCAGAGACGCTGGACATGGGCGAGGTGTTTGGTATCGTCGTGCAAACTAGGTCCAGCCTGCGCCTGCAGGCAGTAGCATCTTGTCATCTACAAGAGCATTAG